One segment of Neobacillus endophyticus DNA contains the following:
- a CDS encoding GerAB/ArcD/ProY family transporter, with product MEKAKISAKQFFALVVLFEMGSAILVGFPSQLKQDAWIAVILGMVSGIALFFIYYHLFLYYPDLPLTSYVQKIFGKWIGRILAFFYILYFAYIAARVLRDFGELLTTTIYTNTPIFFLMTLLMLSVVYAILKGFEVIARVGELYFGVVYIMAIVGFFLIIFSGLLHLDNLKPILENGWKPVIKTVLKDTLTFPFGEMVVFTMLLPYLKQPKKAKIVCISGMILSGINFTIATIINIATLGVALFARSPYPLLSTISKIELASFIERLDVLFMLYLMIAGFIKVAVFFYAAVIGTTDLFQLKDHRKISFPMGILILLTAMMIAPNYSEHIEEGLRIVPIYLHWPFQIIIPFLLLVVAIIRHKFQQKKAAVSS from the coding sequence ATGGAAAAAGCGAAAATAAGTGCAAAACAATTTTTTGCTCTAGTGGTGCTGTTTGAAATGGGCAGTGCTATCCTTGTAGGATTTCCATCACAACTAAAACAGGATGCCTGGATTGCTGTCATACTAGGAATGGTATCCGGGATTGCCTTATTTTTTATCTATTATCACTTATTTTTATATTATCCGGATCTTCCCCTAACAAGCTATGTCCAAAAAATTTTTGGGAAATGGATAGGCAGGATCCTTGCATTTTTCTATATTCTTTATTTTGCTTATATAGCCGCAAGAGTCCTGCGCGATTTTGGTGAATTGTTAACAACAACCATCTATACCAATACCCCGATTTTTTTTCTAATGACATTACTAATGCTGTCAGTTGTTTATGCCATTCTTAAGGGATTTGAGGTGATAGCCAGAGTAGGTGAGCTTTACTTTGGAGTGGTTTATATCATGGCCATTGTTGGGTTTTTTTTGATTATCTTTTCCGGACTGCTTCACCTAGATAATTTAAAACCCATTCTCGAAAATGGATGGAAGCCTGTAATAAAGACTGTACTTAAAGATACGCTTACTTTTCCTTTCGGTGAGATGGTGGTGTTTACCATGTTGCTCCCGTATTTAAAGCAGCCCAAGAAAGCAAAAATCGTATGTATTTCTGGTATGATCTTAAGCGGTATAAATTTTACAATCGCAACTATCATTAATATCGCGACTCTTGGCGTTGCACTGTTTGCCCGTTCACCTTATCCCTTGCTTTCCACCATCAGCAAAATTGAACTTGCCAGTTTTATTGAGCGGCTTGATGTTTTATTTATGCTTTATTTAATGATCGCGGGTTTTATCAAAGTAGCCGTCTTCTTTTATGCTGCAGTCATAGGAACGACTGATCTTTTTCAGCTCAAAGATCATCGGAAAATTAGCTTTCCAATGGGGATTTTAATTTTATTAACGGCAATGATGATTGCTCCAAACTATTCAGAACATATTGAAGAAGGATTAAGAATTGTACCGATTTACTTACATTGGCCTTTTCAGATCATCATACCTTTTTTGCTATTAGTTGTTGCAATCATCCGTCATAAATTTCAACAAAAAAAGGCGGCTGTTTCTTCATAA